A window of Bacillus toyonensis BCT-7112 genomic DNA:
TAAAGGGGTTTGGGGAAACGAATTGTTAAACAAGACTTTGAGCAAGTGTGTAAATGAAAGCTGTAAGAAGAGTCGCTCCACTTGCAAGTCCGATAAAGTCTGATTTGTTGAAAGTAATGTTGTTCATTATAATCTCTCCTTATTTGTTTAATGTAGTTGCAACTGCTTTTGCATCGACAAGTGCGGATAGCACCATGCCCATTGTGTTAAAAAAATTGTTTGATTTCATTTTGTTCATCATGCGTATCCGCTCCTTTTCGAATTGTTGTTGCCCTGCTTTATGTCTTAATTATAGGGAAAATGATGAACTACAACTATCGAATTATCTTACGGGAGACTTACACTTTTGTAAGAAAAAAAGACATTCGTGTAAGAATGTCTTTTAAAGCATATTGATGTGATGGTGCTCTTCAATTGTTTTTAAAAAGCTACGCATTGAATTGGTCATGTAGCTATCTTTGCGGCGTATGAAAACAGTTGAAATACTACCGTATTTCTCGGGAATCGGATGACAGTGTACTTTACCTGCTGTAGAAAGATGTTGTACCGCGGACTGGGGCACGAGTGTAATCCCAAGACCGAGTGCTACACTATTTAATATTGTTTCTAATATGTTAAATTCCATAATTCTTTTTGGTAGCAAACCTTCATCTTTAAGCCATCGTTCTAGTTTGGTACGGTATCCACACCCTTGATTAAAAACGAGTAAGGGCGTCGTAGTAAATTCTTCTATATGAAAAGCTTTATTTTGTGTCACGAGCATTAATTTTTCTGTACTAACATCGTATTGTTCAATTAGTGGATGCTTAATAGGACCTGATATAAAGGCGCCATCTAATTGATGGTCAAGGACTTCTCTAATAAGTTCTTCGGTTAGACCAGCTTGTAATGATAAATCAACGTTTGGATAGCTTTTATAGTAAGAAGACAAAATGGTAGGCAATGTACTTACTGTTTCGACTGTACCGATTTTTAATATACCAGATGGTGTTTCACTATCTAGAAACACTTGTTTTAGCTCTTCAACATCTTGCAAAATTTTATTAACATAAACGAGCATTTTTCTTCCTTCAGCTGTTAAAGTCATGCCTCGTTTATGACGGTAAAAGAGCGGTGTTTTTAGCTCGTTTTCTAATTGTTTAATACGTGCGGTTACATTTGATTGTACATAATTTAATTCCTTTGCTGCGCCGCTTACACTACCGCGATCGGCAACGCTTTGGAAGATTTGTAAGTCTCGTAATTCCATTGTATGCTCCCCCTTGATGTTAACTATCATTATAAATGATAGTTAACATCATTTTGAATCGTTTTACGTGATATGTTTTTTCTTTTACAATTCTCTTTGTGCAAATAGAAAGAAGCGGGGGATTATGGTGAGAAGAGGTCAAATAGTAATAGGAGCTTTGGCATGTTTAATTGCAAGTATGTCATGGGGAGCGATGTTTCCGGTTGCTGATCATGCGCTAGAATACATAGATCCATTTTATTTTTCACTTATTCGTTATGGAGCAGTGGCGATAGTACTGATTATATTATTGTTAATGAAAGAAGGAAAACAGGCATTTCGTTTAGAAGGAAGGGGAAAGTTACTCGTCTTTTTTGGAACGATGGCGTTTACTGTATATAATGTACTCATATTTTTAGGTCAAATGTTAATGGGAAAATCAGGTGTAATGGTAGCCTCCATTATGGAAGCACTCATGCCGATGATTTCCATTTGTATTTTATGGGGATATAAGCATATAAAACCGAAAAAATATATGATAACGAGCATGATTATCGCTTTTGTAGGAGCTGTGTTTGTTATTACGAAAGGTGATATGAGTTTCTTTTTAACATTGAAAGATAACATGTTTTCACTAGCGTTTATATTTATTGGTGTTGTAGGTTGGGTTATTTATACGATGGGTGGTCAAACGTGTAGCGATTGGTCAACATTACGCTATTCTACATTGACGTGTGTATTTGGTACGACTGTCACAGGAATTATAACTGTAATGATTACGGTGCTTGGGTATGTTCCAGTCCCAAGTATGGGAACGATTTCTATCGTGAAGTATGATTTGTTATTTATGATGACATTACCAGGAATCATAGCGCTACTCGCTTGGAATTACGGTGTGAAAATCTTATCATCGATTAACGGCATTTTATTTATTAATTTTGTACCCGTTACGACTTTGATTATTATGATGATACAAGGGTATCAAATAACAATGTTTGATATTGTAGGAACTTTACTTGTTATTGCAGCACTTATTCGCAATAACGTTTGTCAGAGAAAAGAAGAAAATATAAATAAGCAAGTTTTACAAGAAGAGCAATTACGCCAAGCGGTTTAATAGGCAATTGGAGGATTTAACATGTTAGAAAGTTTATTGTTTTTCTTCGCCGTCGGAGTTGCGTGCGAGCTTGCAGCAATTAATCGAAATGGTCGTAAGAAGGTAAAACAACAAGCTGAACTGATACAGCTTTTAAAAGAGTTAAAAGAAAGAAAAATTTAAAAAGACGACCGGGCATAGACGGTCGTCTTTTTCTATATATAAAGGGGAAAGGGGACACAAAGTTTATATAAGCGTAGCAGCGTAAATAAAAGCAGTAAGAAGAAGAGAGCCGCTAGCTAGTCCTAAAAAATCTAATTTGTTAAAGGTGATATTTTGCATAATATATTCTCCTTACTTGTTTAATGTAGAAGCAACAGATTTTGCATCGATAAGAGCGGACAATACCATGCCCATTGTATTCGTAAATTTGTTGTTCTTCATTTTGTTCATCATATCGATCCGCTCCTTTTCAAATGGTTGCCCTGTTTCTGACTTAATTGTATAAGATATTGGGGAGAGTCACTATCGAATTAGCTTACAAGAAAATTACACTTTTGTAAGAATTGAAATTTAACAATAAATACTTATTTTTATTACCAACTCCTAAAACTTAGTGTTATAATCATTGTAAGAAAATGATTATACTTCGGATATTTAGAAAGGAACGAAACAAATGTATAAACCAATTACATTTTCGTTGAAATATATATTTAAAATGGCTGGGAAAGTAGAAGTACAAGGGAGAGAGAAATTACCAGAAGGCGGCCCTTACGTTGTTGCGTGTACACATACGAGTTTTATGGACGTTTTAATGTTAGCAACTGGGATGTATCCAACCCAAATTCATTACATGGCCAAAAAAGAATTATTTGAAGGGAAATTCAAAAACTGGTTCTTTAAAAATGTAAATGCATTTCCGGTAGATCGTGCGAATCCAGGGCCGAGCACATTAAAAATTCCATCGCGTTTATTAAAAGAGGGAAAAGTAGTAGGGATTTTCCCAAGTGGAACGAGATCAACAGAAGACGTTTCATTAAAAGCGGGGGCTGTTACGATTGCACTGCGTTCTAACGTTCCATTAGTGCCGGCAGCTTATATTGGTCCATCAAGTGTAAAAGAATTAATAAAAGGAAAAAAAGCGCAATTAGTTTTTGGAGATCCGATTCAAATTGATGCCGGAGAACAAATAGATCGAAAAACGGCTATGAAAATGATGACAGATCAATTAAACGAAAAATTTGAAGAACTAAAGGAAACTTTGCAATCGAAACAAAAGTAAAAAAGACGACCGGGCATAGACGGTCGTCTTTTTCTATATATAAAGGGGAAAGGGGACACAAAGTTTATATAAGCGTAGCAGCGTAAATAAAAGCAGTAAGAAGAAGAGAGCCGCTAGCTAGTCCTAAAAAATCTAATTTGTTAAAAGTGATGTTGTTCATTATAATCTCTCCTTACTTGTTTGTAGAAGCAACAGATTTTGCATCGATAAGAGCGGACAATACCATGCCCATTGTATTCGTAAATTTGTTGTTCTTCATTTTGTTCATCATATTAATCCGCTCCTTTTCGAATAGTTGTTGCCCTGTTTCTGACTTAATTGTATAAGATATTGGGAAGAGTCACTATCGAATTAGCTTACAGGAAAATTACACTTTTGTAAGAAAAACGAATGAAGGTGTAATGATGAGAAGATTTGACATATGTTCATGGAATTCATTAAGTTAAAAGGAGAGGTGAGTGTATGGCTAATATTAAAGATATCGCAAAGATGGCCGGAGTTTCAGTTACGACCGTTTCGAGGGTGCTAAATGATCACCCATATGTAAGTGAAGAAAAAAGGAAAGCGGTTATTGAGATAGTTGAGAAGTTGAATTACTCACAAAACGCAAACGCTGTTCATTTATCCAAAGGGAAGACGAATATTGTTGGTGTAATTTTACCTTACATTAATCATCCGTGTTTTGATGCGATGGTAGGTGGAATGATGGAGGTGGCGTTAGCTCATAATTACAGGGTGTTACTTTGCCAAACGAATTACAATAAAAAAGAAGAAATGAAAAGTTTACATATGCTAAAAACAAAACAATTGGACGGCCTTATTATTTGCTCGCGTGCGAATGATTGGGAAACGATAGAACCGTATGCTTCTTACGGCACAATAATTGCTTGTGAAGATAATGATATTTCAAATATCTCAAGTGTATATACAAATCATTCTGCAGCCTTTCAGTTAGGAATGAATTATCTTATTGAAAAAGGTTATAAAAAAATTGGTTATTGTACGGGAAGGAAGTTAGGGCCAAGTAGTCAAAAACGTTTTGATGTTTATAAACATCAATTACAATCCATAGATGAAGAGGTTAATGAAGAGTGGATTTTTACAGAATGTTTTACATTAGAAGATGGTGTGAGAGCGGCTCATAAGTTAAAGGAGATGCAGGTCCTCCCAGAAGCGTTAATAGTAGCAGGAGATGAAGTTGCGATTGGGATTATGACAGAAGTTGAAAAGTTAGGTATTCAAGTTCCTGAGGATTTGGCGATTATTGGTTTTGATAATCAACCTATTTCACAAGTGTTACAGTTGACAACGATTGATCAAAATTTAAAGGAGATAGGCAAAAACGCTTTTGAAATGTTTTATAGGCAAGTGAGCAACGAGAGTTATAAACAAGAAAAGGTGGAGATTCCGTATGAACTTGTGGAACGCTCTACAGTTTAGTCTTAATCCGTTATGTGTATAATCGCATAACGGATTATTTTTTGAAATGTCTTTGACAGGAAACGCGTTTCATACTTTATAAAAGAGTTAAACCGGTCTGTAATAATCCATGGATTCTTTTCAAGTGTTAAAACAATGAATAGAATTTGGAGGAATATGCATGAATGAACTTTTATCGAGTATGAAAAAATATGTAGAGGATGACGAAAAGATTTTAGCTGTTGTGGTAGGGATATTTGAGAAGGATGATTTTACCGTAGCTTACCGGCATGGGATTTTCGCTGCTACTACTAGACGTCTCCTTTTTTACGGGAAATTTTCGGGCTACCCTGCAATATTTGAAGAGTATCCGTATTTGCATATAGATGACATAGATCTCTGTCCATATTTTGAATTTACTTGTAATCATGAAAGGGTTAGAGCTAGGTATATTCAGAAAGGGAATGTGGAGCGATTTGTTCGTGCAGTTAGAGAAAATATGAATAATTAATCAACCCTTTGTTTAAACATAATATCTCGATCTTTAAGAGGTAAAATGCGGAATAAAAACCACTTCTAAACCTCTAGGAGATAGTGATACAATGTCAAATGGGGGAGGGTATGAATTATGGTTAATCAACGTATAAAGGAAATAACACTAATTACAATTGGTTCATTATTATTCGCAATTGGTATTAATTACTTTGCAATTCCAAACCGTTTATCGGAAGGTGGAATTATTGGTTTAACGGTTGTTACGTACTACTTATTTGATTGGTCACCAGGGATTGTGAACTTTGCTATAAATGCAGTTTTACTAGCTATTGGTTATAAGTTTTTTGATAAAAAAACGATGGTTTATACGATTTTAGGGATTGTAGAAACATCCTTGTTTTTATATGTTACAGAACATATTGAGTATCATGTAAATAGTGATACGCTATTAGCAGCTTTATTTGCTGGTTTGTTTGTAGGTATCGGATTAGGCTGTATGTTCAAAGCTGGAGGTACATCAGGAGGATCGGCAATTTTAGCACAGTTAGCAAATCAATATTTAGGGTGGAGCGTTGGTAAAGGCGTACTTATTATTGATATCGTTGTAATTGCTGGTTCTGTATTTATAATAGGACAAGAAAAAGCGATGTACACACTTGTTGCAGTATTCATCGGTGCGAAAGTGATTGATTTCATTGTAGAAGGAATGGATACAAAAACGGCTGTTACAATCATTTCAAATCAACCAGATTTAATACGTGAGGCTATTACCAAAAACATGACACGCGGTGTCACTGTATTAGAAGGACGCGGCGGATATACTGGAAAAAATAAAGAAGTTTTATATGTTGTTATTAATAAACAAGAGCTTGTTAAGTTAAAGCAAGTTATTAGCCGAGTAGATGAAGATGCTTTCGTTGTTATTCATGATGTGCGTGATGTGCTTGGTGGGGGCTTTAAAGCGAGCTAAAAGGTGAACGAGTAAAATCGTTCACCTTTTTTTATTCTTACAAAAATGTAAGTGTAATGTAATGAGATTCAATAGTAGATTTTATTGCTTCTTCTTAAAATGGATGTATATATATCCTGCAGAGGAGGAATGTTTATTGTGAAGAAAAAAATGATCACTACTATAATAGCGATGCTAGTGATAGTAGTAATGTTACTGCCTACGAAACTTGGACCAGTTATTGATAAATATAATCCGCTTTATAAGACGAAAGAATACTATACGGTTGTGAATACAATTGGTCAGCATGTTGGTGATGAGTGGTATGAATATGAATTTATTGCATTTGACGAACGTGGAAGAGAACAAAAAATAAAGAAGACTGTTAAGCATATGTTAAAGAGAGATGAAGCATTAAAAGTGTACGCAAAAGGACGATACGGCGAGTCAATTGAAGAAATTGAAGCTGTAAATATTCCTATTAATGCGAAGAGTAAACTTTTAGCGATGAGATAGCGAAATATACCCCTGCCTATTTTTTGTCGAAAATCAAAATACTAGGTAGGGGTATTTCGAGGTTCGTAAAAAAGCCTTAGTCCATATGGGCTAAGGCTTTTTTTATTATATAAAGGGGAAGGGGGTACATTGTAGTAGCATGAGTGAAAGGTATAAGAAGAGTAGCTACTAGCAATGTAATTTGGTTATGTGAGCGTTCTTCTTATTTGGCTTACTTTCTAACTGTATTGTACGAAATATAGATATGGAAAACTATCGAATTACATTACGCATAGCTTACAAACATGTAAGCCTTCTGTAATGTAATTCGATAGTTAAAAGATAGTAAATTTAATATAGTATAAATAGAAAGTCTAATGTATTACTTTCTGTTTGTAATGTAAGGAAGAATGAAAAACCAACTACTTTTTAATAACCCTCATCTGTATGTAGATGGGGCTCTTTTTATAAACCTTACAACATTGTAAGGTTTACGTAAGTTAATTCGATAGTAAATTTGTCATATTTTTTGCATAATAGATACAAATAGATGAAAATAGTTAGGGATTTAGTAAGAAGGGAGAAAAATGGGATGCGTAAAGAAGAAGTAGTGAGGTTTCCAATTAAAGATTTCTGTAGCTACTTTACTGTTGCTGTAGTATGTATTGGATTATTTGATATCATAACAAACTTAATTGTTAAATAATATAGATGATAAAACAAGAAGGGAGTTCCTTTCTTGTTTTTTTTATGGAGGAATAAAGATGAAGTGGATTGATAGCCATATACATGTTGATCAATATAAGGATGAAGAGAAAAGTAGATTACTTAAAGATTTGGAAAATAGTAAAGAGGTAAAGGGGCTTATTGCGGTATCTATGAATTATCAATCATGTAAGGAAACTTTATCTTTAGGAAAGAAATTCCCTTTCATACACCCAGCAATAGGATTTCATCCGGAGCAATCGATTCATAAAGAAGAATGTGAGCGCATATTCAAATTAATTGAAGCTCATGCTGAGGAAATCATTGCGATTGGTGAAGTGGGCTTGCCGTATTATTTAACGAAAGAAGATGAAGGGGTTACTATAGATTCATACGTGGCGATATTGAGACGATTTATAGAACTAGCTAGTGAATATGATTTGCCCATTGTATTACACGCAGTTTATGAAGATGCCGATATTGTATGTGATTTACTTGAAGAATATAAAATTTCACGTGCACACTTCCATTGGTTTAAAGGAAATGAAGCGACAATGGGACGGATGGTGAGGAATGGTTATTATATTTCTATCACACCAGATGTTTTACATAAGGAGAAAATTAGAAAGATCGTTTCGTATTATCCACTGGAATATATGATGGTAGAAACGGATGGACCGTGGGAATTTCAAGAGAATACTATAACACACCCTTGTATGATTAAAGATGTATTAGAAGAAGTTAGTGTAATAAAAAAAATTCCAGTAGAGAAAGTTGCAGAACAAATATATAAGAATACAGTTCGCTTTTATCGATTGACTGAATCCTAAAAAACACCAAGCAGCTCGCTTAGTGTTTTTTATTAGGATTCTAATTTTTTCGCACGTCTTAATAATAATAGAAAGACAATGATAACGAACCC
This region includes:
- a CDS encoding YitT family protein yields the protein MVNQRIKEITLITIGSLLFAIGINYFAIPNRLSEGGIIGLTVVTYYLFDWSPGIVNFAINAVLLAIGYKFFDKKTMVYTILGIVETSLFLYVTEHIEYHVNSDTLLAALFAGLFVGIGLGCMFKAGGTSGGSAILAQLANQYLGWSVGKGVLIIDIVVIAGSVFIIGQEKAMYTLVAVFIGAKVIDFIVEGMDTKTAVTIISNQPDLIREAITKNMTRGVTVLEGRGGYTGKNKEVLYVVINKQELVKLKQVISRVDEDAFVVIHDVRDVLGGGFKAS
- a CDS encoding YrzO family protein translates to MLESLLFFFAVGVACELAAINRNGRKKVKQQAELIQLLKELKERKI
- a CDS encoding PH domain-containing protein, whose translation is MNELLSSMKKYVEDDEKILAVVVGIFEKDDFTVAYRHGIFAATTRRLLFYGKFSGYPAIFEEYPYLHIDDIDLCPYFEFTCNHERVRARYIQKGNVERFVRAVRENMNN
- a CDS encoding lysophospholipid acyltransferase family protein, which produces MYKPITFSLKYIFKMAGKVEVQGREKLPEGGPYVVACTHTSFMDVLMLATGMYPTQIHYMAKKELFEGKFKNWFFKNVNAFPVDRANPGPSTLKIPSRLLKEGKVVGIFPSGTRSTEDVSLKAGAVTIALRSNVPLVPAAYIGPSSVKELIKGKKAQLVFGDPIQIDAGEQIDRKTAMKMMTDQLNEKFEELKETLQSKQK
- a CDS encoding TatD family hydrolase, with amino-acid sequence MKWIDSHIHVDQYKDEEKSRLLKDLENSKEVKGLIAVSMNYQSCKETLSLGKKFPFIHPAIGFHPEQSIHKEECERIFKLIEAHAEEIIAIGEVGLPYYLTKEDEGVTIDSYVAILRRFIELASEYDLPIVLHAVYEDADIVCDLLEEYKISRAHFHWFKGNEATMGRMVRNGYYISITPDVLHKEKIRKIVSYYPLEYMMVETDGPWEFQENTITHPCMIKDVLEEVSVIKKIPVEKVAEQIYKNTVRFYRLTES
- a CDS encoding LacI family DNA-binding transcriptional regulator, which translates into the protein MANIKDIAKMAGVSVTTVSRVLNDHPYVSEEKRKAVIEIVEKLNYSQNANAVHLSKGKTNIVGVILPYINHPCFDAMVGGMMEVALAHNYRVLLCQTNYNKKEEMKSLHMLKTKQLDGLIICSRANDWETIEPYASYGTIIACEDNDISNISSVYTNHSAAFQLGMNYLIEKGYKKIGYCTGRKLGPSSQKRFDVYKHQLQSIDEEVNEEWIFTECFTLEDGVRAAHKLKEMQVLPEALIVAGDEVAIGIMTEVEKLGIQVPEDLAIIGFDNQPISQVLQLTTIDQNLKEIGKNAFEMFYRQVSNESYKQEKVEIPYELVERSTV
- a CDS encoding DUF3948 family protein; translation: MQNITFNKLDFLGLASGSLLLTAFIYAATLI
- a CDS encoding YxeA family protein, producing the protein MKKKMITTIIAMLVIVVMLLPTKLGPVIDKYNPLYKTKEYYTVVNTIGQHVGDEWYEYEFIAFDERGREQKIKKTVKHMLKRDEALKVYAKGRYGESIEEIEAVNIPINAKSKLLAMR
- a CDS encoding DUF3948 family protein, whose product is MNNITFNKLDFLGLASGSLLLTAFIYAATLI
- a CDS encoding DUF3948 family protein — its product is MNNITFNKSDFIGLASGATLLTAFIYTLAQSLV
- a CDS encoding LysR family transcriptional regulator, which codes for MELRDLQIFQSVADRGSVSGAAKELNYVQSNVTARIKQLENELKTPLFYRHKRGMTLTAEGRKMLVYVNKILQDVEELKQVFLDSETPSGILKIGTVETVSTLPTILSSYYKSYPNVDLSLQAGLTEELIREVLDHQLDGAFISGPIKHPLIEQYDVSTEKLMLVTQNKAFHIEEFTTTPLLVFNQGCGYRTKLERWLKDEGLLPKRIMEFNILETILNSVALGLGITLVPQSAVQHLSTAGKVHCHPIPEKYGSISTVFIRRKDSYMTNSMRSFLKTIEEHHHINML
- a CDS encoding DMT family transporter codes for the protein MRRGQIVIGALACLIASMSWGAMFPVADHALEYIDPFYFSLIRYGAVAIVLIILLLMKEGKQAFRLEGRGKLLVFFGTMAFTVYNVLIFLGQMLMGKSGVMVASIMEALMPMISICILWGYKHIKPKKYMITSMIIAFVGAVFVITKGDMSFFLTLKDNMFSLAFIFIGVVGWVIYTMGGQTCSDWSTLRYSTLTCVFGTTVTGIITVMITVLGYVPVPSMGTISIVKYDLLFMMTLPGIIALLAWNYGVKILSSINGILFINFVPVTTLIIMMIQGYQITMFDIVGTLLVIAALIRNNVCQRKEENINKQVLQEEQLRQAV